From the Chloroflexus aurantiacus J-10-fl genome, one window contains:
- the trhA gene encoding PAQR family membrane homeostasis protein TrhA, with the protein MTPTHQPEHFSPAEERINVITHGFGAIASAIAGAILIGVVWQRGDGWQIAGATTFCVTLTLLYLASTLYHASRTPRRRAILEICDHSAIFLLIAGTYTPFTLISLRGTWGWLLFGLVWGLTLAGVIMKLFLTGRFRLLSTLVYIGLGWLVVIVADQVLTVLSPFTIGLLVAGGIAYTLGTPFYMLSRLRYMHAIWHGFVLIGSLCHFIAVSSIVI; encoded by the coding sequence ATGACACCAACACACCAACCTGAACACTTCTCACCTGCCGAAGAGCGGATCAATGTGATAACCCACGGCTTCGGCGCTATCGCCAGTGCAATTGCCGGTGCCATCCTCATCGGCGTGGTCTGGCAGCGGGGTGATGGCTGGCAGATTGCCGGTGCTACAACCTTCTGCGTGACGCTAACCCTGCTCTACCTGGCTTCGACCCTCTACCACGCCAGCCGAACACCACGCCGACGGGCCATCCTCGAAATATGCGATCACAGTGCGATCTTTCTGTTGATCGCCGGTACCTACACCCCCTTCACGCTGATCAGCCTGCGCGGTACGTGGGGCTGGCTCTTGTTTGGGCTGGTCTGGGGATTGACGCTTGCGGGCGTAATCATGAAACTGTTTCTCACCGGACGCTTTCGCCTGCTCTCGACGCTGGTCTACATCGGGCTGGGATGGCTGGTGGTGATCGTTGCCGACCAGGTATTGACTGTCCTGAGTCCGTTTACCATCGGTCTGCTGGTAGCGGGCGGCATTGCGTATACCCTCGGCACACCGTTCTATATGTTGTCGCGACTGCGCTACATGCACGCCATCTGGCACGGTTTTGTTTTGATCGGTAGCCTCTGCCATTTTATTGCCGTCAGCTCGATTGTGATCTGA
- a CDS encoding S8 family peptidase, whose translation MPARSGLLLLIIFVVVAGLPPVTPVQAAHPTDLIVKFAVPQDTTDVVRALKALKVEPLGEQTYLVRLPAGMSVEWAGNRIRQHKNVVYAVPDYERTITRTPNDPLRERQWALGTIAAYDAWDITTGGPIVVAVIDTGIDASHPELEGRVLGGFNAITGSTDVSDDNGHGTAVAGLIAASGDNGVGIAGMCWGCVILPIKACLSSGRCRDSSVISAIRWATDNGARIINLSLGGTLASPALHEAVRYATERGVLVVAASGNERAEGNAPNYPAAYPETVAIGASGYSDEVTGFSNTGEFIDLVAPGVDIVTTTPGNSYALATGTSFASPFASGAAALVMTIRPDLSSADVRCILSVAADDRGAPGRDGEYGYGRLNVLAAIQTATTYGGCPLGTPTVGGNPGFDPFARVEPPADDRLYFPETGHTLGGGFRTYWEQNGGLPIFGFPVSEEFTEIGSDGRPVTVQYFERHRFEWRPENQPPYHVLLSRIGDTILQRQGRDWTTFERSGPLAGCLYFAETNQSLCEPFLSYWQRNGLEFDGRPGKSYAESLALFGLPLSAPRVEETRPGTVVIVQWFERARFELHPDGQVLLGLLGNELLGR comes from the coding sequence ATGCCTGCTCGTTCTGGATTATTGCTGCTGATCATCTTCGTCGTTGTGGCAGGATTACCACCGGTTACCCCAGTTCAGGCGGCTCATCCTACCGATCTGATCGTGAAGTTTGCCGTTCCCCAGGATACAACCGACGTTGTGCGTGCGCTGAAGGCGTTGAAGGTGGAACCGCTCGGTGAGCAGACGTATCTGGTGCGCTTGCCGGCTGGTATGTCGGTTGAATGGGCGGGCAACCGCATTCGTCAGCACAAGAACGTTGTCTATGCGGTGCCAGACTACGAGCGTACTATAACCCGTACCCCGAATGATCCGCTGCGCGAACGGCAGTGGGCATTAGGGACGATTGCGGCCTACGATGCCTGGGACATCACCACCGGCGGGCCGATTGTGGTGGCGGTTATTGACACCGGCATTGATGCGAGTCATCCCGAACTGGAGGGTCGGGTGTTGGGGGGCTTCAACGCGATTACCGGTAGTACCGATGTCAGCGACGATAACGGTCACGGGACGGCGGTGGCCGGTCTGATTGCGGCCAGCGGCGATAATGGCGTCGGTATTGCCGGCATGTGTTGGGGATGTGTCATTCTGCCGATTAAGGCGTGTCTGAGTAGTGGCCGTTGTCGGGATTCGAGTGTGATTAGCGCCATTCGCTGGGCAACCGACAACGGAGCACGGATTATTAATCTCAGTCTGGGTGGCACACTGGCTTCGCCCGCGCTGCACGAAGCCGTTCGCTATGCGACCGAGCGGGGGGTGTTGGTGGTGGCAGCCAGTGGCAACGAGCGGGCGGAAGGGAATGCGCCGAATTATCCGGCGGCCTACCCGGAAACGGTAGCTATCGGCGCGAGCGGTTATAGCGATGAGGTCACCGGATTTTCAAATACGGGTGAGTTTATCGATCTGGTGGCACCAGGGGTTGATATTGTCACCACCACGCCGGGAAATAGCTATGCGCTGGCAACCGGTACCTCGTTCGCCAGTCCTTTTGCGAGTGGAGCGGCAGCACTGGTGATGACGATACGCCCTGATTTGAGCAGTGCTGATGTGCGCTGTATTCTGTCTGTGGCAGCCGATGATCGGGGTGCGCCGGGCCGTGACGGCGAGTATGGCTATGGGCGCCTGAATGTGCTGGCCGCCATCCAAACGGCTACGACGTATGGCGGGTGTCCGCTGGGCACGCCCACAGTGGGTGGTAACCCTGGGTTCGATCCCTTTGCCCGGGTGGAACCACCGGCTGATGACCGCCTCTACTTCCCCGAAACCGGTCATACGCTGGGTGGTGGATTTCGGACTTACTGGGAGCAGAACGGTGGTTTACCGATCTTCGGCTTTCCGGTCAGCGAGGAGTTTACCGAGATCGGGAGCGATGGCAGGCCGGTGACCGTTCAGTATTTCGAGCGTCACCGTTTTGAATGGCGACCGGAGAACCAGCCGCCGTACCATGTTTTGCTGTCGCGCATCGGTGATACGATCTTGCAGCGGCAGGGGCGCGACTGGACAACGTTTGAGCGCAGTGGGCCGCTCGCCGGTTGTCTCTACTTCGCTGAAACCAATCAGTCATTGTGTGAACCGTTCCTGAGCTACTGGCAGCGCAATGGGTTGGAGTTTGATGGCCGACCCGGCAAGAGCTATGCCGAGAGTCTGGCCTTGTTTGGCTTACCCCTGTCGGCGCCGCGAGTCGAAGAGACGCGACCGGGCACGGTGGTGATCGTGCAGTGGTTTGAACGGGCACGTTTTGAGTTGCATCCCGACGGTCAGGTGCTGCTGGGGCTGTTGGGGAATGAGTTGTTGGGGCGGTAG
- a CDS encoding TetR/AcrR family transcriptional regulator translates to MSMTLRERRRQMLRDEILAATQQLIAERGFAALAMDELAARVGISKPTLYNQFPTREDLLAAMIARLIRDLFTAAAVGEPTDRSPLQQLCDLLHASVEFQIRHHAAAFQLWLPEVAELLEKHPQSRDELLKAQRRVWRLAEAAIANGEVAADLQPVDVIRTFSSLLCFPFVGGRNLPPAADPGATADLVVRIFQQGLQ, encoded by the coding sequence ATGAGCATGACGCTCCGTGAACGCCGCCGCCAAATGCTGCGCGATGAAATACTCGCCGCAACTCAGCAACTCATTGCCGAGCGAGGATTTGCTGCACTGGCGATGGATGAACTGGCGGCGCGCGTCGGTATCTCGAAACCAACGCTCTACAATCAGTTTCCTACCCGCGAAGATTTGCTGGCAGCGATGATTGCGCGCTTGATCCGTGATCTGTTTACCGCTGCCGCAGTTGGTGAACCAACGGATCGTTCGCCACTCCAACAACTCTGTGATCTGCTGCACGCCAGTGTTGAGTTTCAGATCAGGCATCACGCTGCGGCCTTTCAGCTCTGGTTACCGGAAGTTGCCGAGCTGCTTGAGAAGCATCCGCAATCGCGTGACGAGCTACTGAAGGCGCAGCGGCGAGTCTGGCGGTTGGCCGAAGCGGCGATTGCGAATGGTGAGGTGGCCGCCGATCTGCAACCGGTTGATGTGATCCGCACCTTCTCTTCCTTGCTCTGCTTTCCGTTTGTCGGTGGGCGTAACCTGCCACCGGCAGCCGATCCGGGAGCGACAGCCGATCTGGTGGTACGCATCTTCCAGCAGGGGTTGCAATAA
- a CDS encoding HlyD family secretion protein: MRRIIIGTLLGGLFTILTACAAPAPAATPVPTAAPAAQPTAVPQPTTAPLTIELPNQPTISLGVTASGEVVARSSAELSFRIPGVVAEVFVNEGDTVQAGDPLVALDARELELQVAQAEASLAQARANYERLLEGATPEEIAAVRAQVAQAQAALRQARGSVTEADIAAAEAALAQAIARRNDLLDGPNNAELTAARAAVEQAEANLNIQRTNLSAAKSNAELQMLQAANALRDAQQAYSDLYWENREREQQLAKFGLELPKEAKDAEEQLLRAVESAEARYKQTQLAYEQARQNEIDGIAAAEAQLRSAQSNLQRLLDGPTADLIAAADAAVAQAQATLERLRGDQRAGALAAAQAGVAAAQANLERITAPPTAQNLAAAEAAVKIAEAALAAAKLNLEKAVLRAPFAGVVAQVNVDPGDLAGTGALPVVQIVDASELYVEAAISDTDIARVREGQKVEVRLDALPGTVFTGTLDFVAPVANAVGNVRTFTVRVKLDRQEELRAGMSVRITILTDN; the protein is encoded by the coding sequence ATGCGACGCATCATTATCGGAACATTACTGGGTGGGCTGTTCACCATACTCACTGCCTGTGCCGCGCCGGCACCGGCAGCAACGCCGGTGCCAACGGCAGCACCCGCAGCCCAACCAACGGCGGTGCCCCAACCGACCACCGCCCCGCTGACGATTGAACTGCCCAATCAGCCCACCATCAGCCTCGGTGTTACGGCCAGTGGTGAAGTGGTAGCCCGCAGCAGTGCGGAATTAAGCTTCCGCATTCCCGGTGTGGTTGCCGAGGTCTTCGTGAATGAAGGAGACACTGTTCAGGCGGGTGATCCGCTGGTCGCCCTCGATGCCCGCGAGCTAGAGCTACAGGTTGCGCAGGCCGAAGCCAGCCTGGCGCAGGCACGCGCCAATTACGAACGGTTGCTGGAGGGGGCAACACCTGAAGAGATAGCGGCGGTGCGTGCGCAGGTGGCGCAAGCCCAGGCCGCTTTGCGCCAGGCCCGTGGCAGCGTTACCGAGGCTGATATTGCTGCGGCTGAAGCGGCGCTGGCCCAAGCCATTGCCCGCCGCAACGATCTGCTCGATGGGCCGAACAACGCCGAACTCACTGCTGCACGGGCGGCAGTTGAGCAGGCAGAGGCGAATCTGAACATCCAACGCACCAACCTCTCGGCGGCGAAGAGTAATGCCGAGCTTCAGATGTTGCAGGCCGCCAATGCACTGCGTGATGCGCAACAGGCGTACTCCGACCTCTACTGGGAAAACCGTGAGCGTGAGCAGCAACTGGCGAAATTTGGCTTAGAGCTGCCGAAAGAGGCGAAAGATGCCGAAGAGCAACTGCTCCGTGCCGTCGAGTCGGCAGAGGCGCGTTACAAGCAGACGCAATTGGCCTATGAACAGGCCCGCCAGAACGAGATTGACGGTATTGCGGCGGCTGAAGCCCAGTTGCGTTCAGCGCAGAGCAATCTGCAACGACTGCTCGATGGGCCAACGGCTGATCTGATCGCAGCGGCTGACGCTGCGGTAGCCCAGGCCCAGGCAACGCTGGAACGTCTGCGTGGCGATCAGCGAGCCGGTGCGCTGGCCGCGGCTCAGGCCGGCGTGGCCGCAGCCCAGGCCAACCTTGAACGGATCACAGCCCCACCAACGGCTCAGAATCTGGCTGCTGCCGAAGCTGCTGTGAAGATCGCCGAGGCAGCGCTGGCGGCGGCGAAGCTCAACCTTGAGAAGGCAGTCTTGCGGGCGCCATTCGCCGGTGTGGTGGCGCAGGTGAACGTTGATCCCGGTGATCTGGCCGGAACCGGTGCCTTGCCGGTGGTGCAGATTGTTGACGCCAGCGAGCTGTATGTCGAGGCTGCAATCAGCGATACCGATATTGCGCGGGTGCGTGAAGGGCAAAAGGTAGAGGTTCGGCTCGATGCCCTGCCCGGCACGGTCTTCACCGGTACGCTTGATTTTGTGGCACCGGTAGCAAATGCGGTCGGCAATGTGCGCACCTTTACCGTCCGGGTCAAGCTCGACCGCCAGGAAGAGCTGCGAGCCGGGATGAGTGTGCGCATCACCATTCTTACCGATAACTAA
- a CDS encoding efflux RND transporter permease subunit: MAPQRREKLNGIWISDVSIRQPVFITMVMLAFITFGILSFRSTPVNLLPEIDVPIIAVSVSYPGAGPESVVDQVVRPIENAVNTLAGLQHITSQASEGSALIILEFEAGNDAKQLEEDVRQRVNSILPQLPRDVRQPVYQRFDPNQSPIMQIAVADTSGRSPLELRTLIEEEIVPLIQRASGVGSVTVNGGQQRQINVWLDLAKLQAYGLLPAQVSRSLQQANANLGLGTIVENNTEISLRVPSLLRSAADIANVQISGTPYRVGDVAVVEEGVADVTTISRLNGSEAIIINVLKQSGANTVTVADNVYRAMDQAFAAFPELTYTIPLDASEAVRSSVLSSLEELMFASVAAFLVVWFFFGNLRSTIITMSGLPVILIGTFIFMPIFGLTINLVTLLALSLCVGLVIDDAIVVRENIFRHLERGESARVASSRGTWEVGLSVVAMTLTIVAVFVPVTFAEGVAGIVFKSFGLVVSIAILLSLAEAFTFAPMLSANLFPNMKVKPKTHHQQHQPIVEVPISDEVSERDIGLLQEANEDPGRLGRWYGKLLGWTLASLRNRLIVVGIAIAVLVLSVWVASGLKLTFFPEQDPHEFVMRFEAAPGTTLAETDRLARQAEQILLNDPAVENVIARVGFPGFPERAEFAVTLVGRTPTLPTQEQLREQLTFLPRLSFSVPSFQPSSAGVEGRELQVSLQTTGPATELAPLVEAIKREMAAIPGLVDIDSNLQVGKPELRLRADPARIGELGITNEDIATSVRALINGDRATVLRTDNTDLDVVVRLAPQDRAGIETLGAISIPTRAGVVPLSSLGTVELASSQVSIRRYDRLNQVLIGANLEGINLTDAQAALQQRIEALNIPPNVVVSYVGTFAQTNEGFSSLFLAMGLSVLFVYMVLASQFGSFTQPLVIMMAMPFSFIGAFLALRMVGIDLDITGMIGLIMLLGLVVKNSILLVDFTNRLRELGLDKHSALKLAGAIRLRPILMTALSLVAGAMPTALGLHLLATGEGNEFRKGLAWVLIGGMLTSTALTLLVVPTVYSLMDAAVTWVKQRFGLGQEHEGFELPAPGPAVAGVTPAASTGTPAARPVAPTSSPTPAGEPSAD; encoded by the coding sequence ATGGCCCCGCAACGCCGGGAAAAACTGAACGGAATCTGGATTTCTGACGTCTCAATTCGTCAGCCCGTCTTCATTACCATGGTGATGCTTGCTTTCATCACCTTTGGTATTCTCTCATTTCGTTCGACCCCCGTCAACTTACTGCCGGAAATTGATGTCCCCATTATTGCTGTCAGTGTCTCCTACCCTGGCGCCGGCCCGGAGAGCGTGGTTGATCAGGTCGTGCGCCCAATTGAAAATGCGGTCAACACCCTTGCCGGTTTACAGCATATCACGTCGCAGGCCAGTGAAGGCTCGGCGCTGATCATTCTCGAATTTGAAGCCGGTAACGACGCGAAACAACTCGAAGAGGATGTGCGGCAGCGGGTGAACAGTATCTTGCCCCAACTGCCGCGTGACGTGCGACAGCCGGTCTATCAACGCTTCGATCCCAATCAATCGCCGATCATGCAGATCGCCGTTGCCGACACGTCTGGCCGGTCGCCGCTTGAATTGCGCACTCTGATCGAGGAAGAGATTGTGCCGCTCATTCAGCGCGCATCCGGCGTTGGCTCGGTCACGGTGAACGGTGGTCAGCAGCGCCAGATCAACGTCTGGCTTGATCTGGCCAAGCTTCAGGCGTATGGCCTGCTACCGGCTCAGGTCAGCCGGTCGTTGCAGCAAGCCAATGCCAACCTCGGCCTGGGCACTATCGTCGAAAATAATACCGAGATCAGCCTGCGGGTGCCGTCGCTCTTGCGCAGCGCGGCTGACATCGCGAATGTGCAGATTTCGGGTACGCCGTATCGGGTCGGCGATGTTGCCGTGGTGGAAGAGGGTGTCGCCGACGTTACCACTATCTCCCGGTTGAACGGGAGCGAGGCGATTATTATCAATGTGCTTAAGCAGTCGGGAGCCAACACCGTCACCGTAGCCGATAATGTCTACCGGGCGATGGATCAGGCTTTCGCCGCGTTTCCTGAACTGACCTACACCATCCCGCTTGACGCCTCAGAGGCCGTGCGCTCATCGGTGCTCTCTTCGCTGGAAGAGCTGATGTTTGCCTCGGTGGCTGCGTTTCTGGTGGTCTGGTTCTTCTTCGGCAACCTGCGCAGCACGATTATTACGATGTCTGGTTTGCCGGTCATTCTGATCGGTACCTTTATCTTCATGCCAATTTTTGGCCTGACGATTAATCTGGTGACACTGCTTGCCCTCTCGCTCTGTGTCGGTCTGGTGATCGACGACGCCATTGTGGTGCGCGAAAATATCTTCCGCCACCTTGAACGGGGTGAGAGTGCGCGGGTAGCCTCATCACGCGGGACGTGGGAAGTTGGTTTGTCGGTCGTGGCGATGACGCTCACGATTGTGGCGGTGTTCGTGCCGGTGACCTTCGCCGAAGGTGTAGCCGGGATTGTCTTTAAGTCGTTCGGGCTGGTGGTGTCGATTGCGATTCTGCTCTCGCTGGCGGAAGCCTTCACCTTCGCCCCCATGCTCTCGGCCAACCTGTTCCCCAATATGAAGGTAAAGCCCAAGACGCACCATCAGCAGCACCAGCCAATTGTGGAGGTGCCGATTTCCGATGAGGTTAGCGAGCGCGATATTGGGCTGTTGCAAGAGGCCAATGAAGACCCCGGACGGCTGGGGCGCTGGTATGGCAAGCTGCTGGGGTGGACGCTGGCAAGTCTGCGGAATCGGTTGATCGTGGTCGGGATCGCGATTGCGGTGCTGGTGCTGAGTGTGTGGGTCGCCAGTGGGCTGAAATTGACCTTCTTCCCGGAGCAAGACCCGCACGAGTTCGTTATGCGCTTTGAGGCTGCGCCGGGCACGACGCTGGCCGAAACCGACCGGTTGGCCCGCCAGGCCGAGCAGATTCTGCTGAACGATCCGGCAGTTGAGAATGTGATTGCCAGAGTCGGTTTCCCTGGCTTCCCGGAGCGGGCCGAGTTTGCGGTGACGCTGGTCGGGCGCACGCCGACGTTGCCGACACAAGAGCAGCTACGCGAGCAGTTGACCTTCTTGCCCCGCCTGAGCTTCTCGGTGCCGAGCTTCCAGCCTTCGAGCGCCGGTGTTGAAGGGCGCGAATTGCAGGTCAGTCTCCAGACAACCGGCCCGGCTACCGAGCTGGCGCCACTGGTTGAGGCGATTAAGCGCGAGATGGCGGCTATTCCGGGGCTGGTTGATATTGATAGCAATTTGCAGGTCGGTAAGCCAGAACTGCGGCTTCGCGCTGATCCGGCTCGCATCGGTGAACTGGGTATTACCAACGAAGACATTGCGACTTCGGTGCGGGCGCTGATCAACGGTGACCGGGCGACGGTGCTGCGGACAGACAACACCGACCTCGATGTGGTGGTGCGGCTGGCACCCCAGGATCGGGCCGGAATTGAGACATTAGGTGCGATTAGTATTCCCACCCGCGCCGGTGTGGTGCCGCTCAGTTCGCTGGGTACGGTTGAACTGGCATCCAGCCAGGTTTCGATCCGGCGGTACGACCGGCTCAATCAGGTGTTGATCGGGGCCAACCTTGAAGGTATCAATCTAACCGATGCGCAGGCGGCGTTGCAACAGCGGATCGAGGCACTCAACATTCCGCCGAATGTGGTTGTCAGCTACGTCGGTACCTTTGCCCAGACTAACGAAGGCTTCTCGTCGCTCTTCCTGGCGATGGGTCTCTCGGTGCTCTTCGTCTATATGGTGCTGGCCTCGCAATTCGGTAGCTTTACGCAGCCACTGGTGATTATGATGGCGATGCCGTTCAGCTTTATCGGCGCCTTCCTGGCTCTGCGCATGGTCGGGATCGACCTCGACATCACCGGAATGATCGGTCTGATTATGCTGCTCGGTCTGGTGGTGAAGAACTCGATTCTGCTGGTCGACTTTACCAACCGCTTGCGCGAACTGGGCCTGGATAAACACTCGGCACTGAAGCTGGCCGGCGCCATCCGTTTGCGCCCGATCCTGATGACGGCCCTCTCGCTGGTGGCCGGTGCCATGCCGACGGCGCTCGGTCTGCACCTGCTGGCAACCGGTGAAGGCAATGAGTTCCGCAAAGGGCTGGCCTGGGTCTTGATCGGCGGTATGCTGACATCAACCGCGCTTACGCTCCTGGTGGTGCCAACCGTCTATAGTCTGATGGACGCCGCCGTGACCTGGGTGAAGCAGCGCTTCGGATTGGGTCAGGAGCACGAAGGTTTCGAGTTGCCGGCCCCCGGCCCTGCCGTCGCCGGCGTGACGCCGGCGGCGAGTACGGGCACACCGGCGGCACGACCGGTCGCACCGACGTCGTCACCAACGCCTGCCGGCGAACCATCGGCTGATTAA
- a CDS encoding DUF4129 domain-containing protein, translated as MRLRLSLIGCWLITWLIWSADVSAQPVEVSLTEYDRLLRATYTAAQRGDLLEVRALADDLTTIRQVRMPDGQIAPVDQSWLAEMLAQPTPDLPLISARLGALIDALEPTGSAVAADALQHWEAVFNEPPFNRSQSESWLTRFLNWLFERLADLLPDLPDVPEAPVAGDSSPISGIIWVMLAVVALLFAGLLLFWVRGVRRVFQPVTTAASPTTDPVTFAAAQRLAEAARQAGDLRNAVRYLYLAVLLWLDDQKILPYQPSLTNREHLQRLQDWPALRDQLLPLMTTFEKTWYGLQAIDEATFAGYEQQATSLFKQVRSPNEAAS; from the coding sequence ATGAGGCTTCGATTAAGCTTGATCGGGTGCTGGCTGATAACCTGGTTGATCTGGTCGGCAGACGTATCTGCGCAGCCGGTTGAGGTGTCTCTCACCGAGTACGACCGTCTATTACGGGCTACCTACACTGCGGCCCAACGGGGTGATCTGCTTGAGGTGAGGGCACTGGCAGATGATCTGACAACGATCCGCCAGGTGCGTATGCCCGATGGTCAGATCGCGCCGGTCGATCAGTCCTGGCTGGCCGAGATGCTGGCTCAGCCGACACCTGACCTGCCGCTTATCTCTGCCCGGCTGGGAGCCTTGATTGATGCGCTGGAACCGACCGGTAGTGCGGTCGCTGCCGATGCCTTGCAGCATTGGGAAGCGGTCTTTAACGAGCCACCGTTCAACCGCAGCCAATCCGAGAGCTGGCTGACTCGCTTCCTCAACTGGTTATTCGAGCGTCTTGCCGATCTCTTGCCTGATCTGCCTGATGTACCAGAAGCCCCGGTTGCCGGCGATAGCTCACCGATCAGCGGGATTATCTGGGTGATGCTCGCAGTGGTAGCATTGCTGTTCGCTGGTTTACTCTTGTTTTGGGTGCGCGGTGTCCGTCGGGTATTTCAGCCGGTTACCACAGCGGCCAGCCCGACAACCGATCCGGTTACCTTTGCCGCAGCCCAGCGCCTGGCCGAGGCTGCCCGCCAGGCGGGAGACCTGCGCAATGCGGTGCGTTATCTCTATCTGGCGGTGCTGCTCTGGCTCGATGATCAGAAGATTCTGCCGTATCAGCCCTCGCTCACCAATCGCGAGCATCTCCAACGTCTGCAAGACTGGCCGGCGCTCCGCGATCAACTGCTGCCGCTGATGACCACGTTTGAAAAGACCTGGTACGGTTTGCAAGCCATTGATGAGGCTACCTTTGCCGGATACGAACAACAGGCCACATCACTGTTCAAACAGGTGAGGTCGCCCAATGAAGCTGCGTCTTGA
- a CDS encoding DUF4350 domain-containing protein, which translates to MKLRLELVLLLALIIGLGVIAAYYADQRGQQAAGIRTTSFSSSDDGALALYRWLERIVPGRVDRLAYRPFALSAAEGMLFVLGPTERYEPAQVAAVTEWVRDGGVLVMADNRPSPRSTLSPLLKAFDLELKIITQTSTATPVHPALGSPPLTTLPVHTAVAIASTAPQPALAPLAVADTHPIVAGQRFGDGYVIVVSSLYPFTNDGLRQPESAAFMLNLLRWLPLNQKIVFDEFHHGFVPNADLRSLLLNHPFGWAILYGVAVIGLYILAGSRRFVRPLPLRSETARRSSVEYIDSIAGMLRRTRQISYAAEHYRHMLRRRLGQSYGIPLTLDDAAFVDQLATIRPADQQQLLRLLTDLRRPDLDEAGLLRLVAEGDQLMR; encoded by the coding sequence ATGAAGCTGCGTCTTGAATTAGTGTTGCTGCTTGCGCTCATTATCGGCCTCGGTGTGATTGCGGCGTATTATGCCGATCAGCGCGGTCAACAGGCAGCAGGGATACGCACCACATCATTCAGTAGCAGTGATGATGGTGCGCTGGCGCTGTACCGCTGGCTAGAGCGGATTGTTCCCGGTCGGGTGGATCGTCTGGCGTACCGCCCCTTTGCTTTGAGTGCTGCTGAAGGGATGCTGTTCGTGTTGGGGCCAACCGAGCGTTACGAACCGGCCCAGGTAGCTGCCGTAACCGAATGGGTGCGAGATGGTGGCGTGCTGGTAATGGCCGATAACCGCCCTTCACCGCGTAGTACTCTCTCTCCCTTGCTGAAAGCGTTTGATCTCGAACTGAAGATTATTACGCAAACGTCCACTGCTACCCCTGTGCATCCGGCACTGGGTTCACCGCCGCTTACAACGTTGCCGGTTCACACAGCGGTTGCCATCGCGAGTACGGCACCGCAGCCAGCGCTGGCACCACTGGCAGTTGCCGACACCCATCCAATCGTTGCCGGTCAGCGCTTTGGCGATGGTTACGTGATTGTGGTTTCCAGCCTGTACCCATTCACCAATGACGGGTTACGCCAGCCGGAATCGGCAGCGTTCATGCTCAATCTCTTGCGCTGGCTGCCACTCAACCAGAAGATCGTGTTTGATGAATTTCACCACGGCTTTGTCCCCAACGCCGATCTGCGCTCGTTACTGCTGAACCATCCGTTTGGATGGGCTATCCTCTACGGCGTGGCCGTCATCGGCTTGTACATCCTGGCCGGGAGTCGGCGGTTTGTGCGTCCGTTACCCTTGCGGAGTGAAACCGCTCGCCGGAGTAGTGTTGAATATATCGACAGCATTGCCGGTATGCTGCGCCGTACCAGACAAATCTCCTATGCAGCCGAACACTACCGTCACATGCTACGGCGCCGCCTCGGTCAGTCTTACGGGATACCGCTCACGCTCGATGATGCGGCCTTTGTCGATCAACTGGCAACCATTCGCCCGGCTGATCAGCAACAACTCCTTCGTCTCCTCACCGACCTGCGCCGCCCCGATCTCGACGAGGCCGGCCTGCTCCGCCTGGTTGCTGAGGGGGATCAATTGATGAGGTAA
- the argB gene encoding acetylglutamate kinase encodes MTTISVIKVSGHELDDPTFLGGLTAALRGFQQPLVLVHGGGKEISAAVERAGLQIEFVDGLRVTSPAVMDIMQMVVCGTINKRIVTALVNAGVKAIGLSGLDLGLLRCEPYRPAGRDLGRVGEVTAVDGAALLHLLALGWMPVIAPVALGATDGLSYNVNADMVAEAVAGALAGAELVFVSNVPGVLVDGRVVPALTPAAVEELIANGVISGGMIPKVRAALAALQRGASSVRIVNLAGLHDGGTRFTHGELSE; translated from the coding sequence ATGACAACAATCAGTGTGATCAAAGTCAGCGGTCACGAATTGGATGACCCAACCTTTCTCGGCGGTCTGACTGCGGCGCTGCGTGGGTTCCAGCAACCGCTCGTCCTCGTCCACGGCGGCGGCAAAGAGATCAGTGCGGCAGTCGAACGGGCCGGTTTGCAGATTGAGTTTGTTGATGGCCTGCGCGTGACATCGCCGGCAGTGATGGACATTATGCAGATGGTGGTCTGCGGTACCATCAATAAGCGGATCGTCACGGCGCTGGTGAACGCCGGGGTCAAAGCGATAGGGCTGAGCGGTCTCGATCTGGGATTGCTGCGTTGTGAACCGTACCGCCCGGCAGGGCGCGATCTCGGACGTGTCGGGGAGGTAACCGCAGTCGATGGCGCGGCATTGCTTCATCTGCTGGCTCTGGGCTGGATGCCGGTCATTGCCCCGGTCGCGCTGGGGGCTACTGACGGTCTCAGCTACAACGTCAATGCCGATATGGTTGCCGAAGCGGTAGCCGGTGCGCTGGCGGGGGCTGAACTGGTCTTCGTCAGTAATGTCCCTGGCGTACTGGTTGATGGTCGGGTAGTGCCGGCTCTCACCCCGGCGGCGGTCGAAGAACTGATTGCAAATGGTGTCATATCCGGCGGGATGATCCCCAAAGTACGTGCGGCATTAGCAGCACTCCAACGCGGTGCCAGCAGTGTGCGCATCGTCAATCTGGCCGGTTTGCACGACGGTGGTACTCGTTTTACGCACGGAGAATTGTCTGAATGA